Part of the Sphaerochaeta associata genome is shown below.
TTGTCCAGGATATCGGTTTGGGCAGTACGTACCCCATTCACATAATCAATCCATACCGAGGTGTCTACGACGATCATACGTCGATCCTCATTGCCTCAAGGTCTCCTTCCCAGGATAACGTACCCCTGAGTTCCCGGATTTTTTCTTGCTTTTTCATGGTAAAAGGGAGTTTCAATCCTTGTTCAACTGCATCCTTTTTCGTTTTGCAGCCAGATACCATAAAAGCCTCGTTCATCAACCGGTCATCAATGACGATATTCGTCCGCATCACAGCCTCCTGAGAAAGGTGTGTATAACTATTAGATATCATACACATCGTCCCATAAGCGTCAAACCTGCTGCTTTTCTTGGACAAGAGCTGTTGTTTCCTAATCTTCCTTACGTCTACAGACTGTTTTGCATTTTATATACATTTGAAAAAAACCAGGTGTAACCCCCACCATAAAAAGAGGTGATTTGTGGCTACAGCGGGGGGTGCACCTGGATAATTGTCTTTCTCTTAGAACAAATTACCTTCCAGCATGGAAAGAAAGCCCTCCTCCCCGAAGATCAGATGGTCCAATATCTTGATGCCCAGAATATCGCCTGCCTGCATGTGGAGTTGCTCGCTGGTACTCAATGGCTTGGCTAGTCAGGAAGGCAGCGGCCAAAGCAGGCTGTGAAGTATTCCGATAATCGCTTCATAAGTAATATTTTGGGCATAGGGGAATTTACTATGATATTTTCTCCATCTTTCACGCAGATCTGGGCTTTCGGAAATGTTGTTGAATATTCCCTCTGTATTGGCCAGGGTA
Proteins encoded:
- a CDS encoding JAB domain-containing protein, whose product is MQAGDILGIKILDHLIFGEEGFLSMLEGNLF
- a CDS encoding type II toxin-antitoxin system VapB family antitoxin, with amino-acid sequence MRTNIVIDDRLMNEAFMVSGCKTKKDAVEQGLKLPFTMKKQEKIRELRGTLSWEGDLEAMRIDV